One genomic region from Dermacentor variabilis isolate Ectoservices chromosome 6, ASM5094787v1, whole genome shotgun sequence encodes:
- the LOC142586349 gene encoding myotilin-like codes for MTSRFIIAALLAIGWPSLHAATTEVPKLQPFTFSGSVKPGSRISAVCMTTSGNHQVTISWLKDGKDVSVAKNIFVETKRGLSMILIEPVEVSNAGNYTCIAKNRAGFDSYTAVLDVQAPPLWRKTPGDARVNIGDRAIFECLATGSPIPKISWRKQGKN; via the exons ATGACTTCAAGGTTCATCATTGCGGCCTTGCTGGCAATAGGATGGCCAAGCCTGCACGCCG ctACAACTGAAGTACCGAAGCTGCAGCCATTCACCTTTTCTGGATCAGTAAAGCCGGGTTCTCGCATCTCCGCTGTATGCATGACAACATCGGGCAATCATCAAGTGACGATATCCTGGCTCAAAGACGGCAAGGACGTAAGCGTAGcaaaaaatatatttgtggaaaCGAAAAGAGGCCTCTCGATGATCCTCATAGAGCCAGTTGAAGTATCCAACGCAGGAAACTACACTTGCATAGCGAAGAACAGGGCAGGGTTCGACAGCTACACGGCAGTGCTGGATGTTCAAG CACCACCGTTGTGGAGGAAAACTCCCGGAGATGCCAGGGTCAACATCGGAGACCGCGCCATTTTTGAATGCTTGGCGACCGGTTCCCCAATACCGAAAATCAGTTGGAGGAAACAGGGAA AAAACTAG